In one Nocardioides sp. NBC_00368 genomic region, the following are encoded:
- a CDS encoding Uma2 family endonuclease yields the protein MTALPDWMHPPREEGWYSEDLDMLVEAPRHTELIDGVLVFNMSPQRRWHSRLVTALTNALTAQAPNGFEVDRELTVVLDRRNRPEPDVLVSTTRISDQASFYDADSVVLVVEVVSPESEHRDRAVKPQKYAEAGISHYWRIENEDGAPAIHVYERDDLTHAYVATGIFRDRLDVAVPFPVKIDLIDLLR from the coding sequence ATGACCGCGTTGCCCGACTGGATGCACCCTCCCCGTGAGGAGGGTTGGTACTCCGAAGACCTCGACATGCTCGTCGAGGCGCCGCGTCATACCGAACTCATCGATGGAGTCCTGGTCTTCAACATGTCACCGCAGCGACGCTGGCACAGTCGGCTCGTCACGGCCCTCACCAACGCGCTGACGGCGCAGGCGCCCAACGGGTTCGAGGTGGACCGGGAGCTGACGGTCGTGCTCGACCGGCGCAACCGGCCGGAGCCGGACGTGCTGGTGAGCACGACCCGGATCTCCGACCAGGCCTCGTTCTACGACGCCGACTCCGTGGTTCTCGTGGTCGAGGTGGTCTCCCCGGAGTCCGAGCATCGCGACCGGGCGGTGAAGCCGCAGAAGTACGCCGAGGCGGGGATCTCCCACTACTGGCGCATCGAGAACGAGGACGGCGCGCCCGCGATCCATGTCTACGAGCGCGACGACCTCACCCATGCCTACGTGGCGACCGGGATCTTCCGCGACCGCCTCGACGTCGCGGTTCCGTTCCCGGTCAAGATCGACCTCATCGATCTGCTCCGCTGA
- the betA gene encoding choline dehydrogenase: protein MTQTYDFVIIGGGSAGSALANRLSADPSTKVLVLEAGHSDFKIDPFIHMPAALPFPIGSKLYDWGYESDPEPHLGGRKVYHARGKVLGGSSSINGMIFQRGNPMDYERWAADPGMESWDYRHVLPYFKRMESRFLEDGTSGADQWRGGSGPLHLERGPASNPLFSAFFEAAQEAGYPLTDDVNGYRQEGFAPFDRNVKNGRRWSAARAYLHPVMNRPNLTVETFAHATKIRFDTAGDVPRATGVDYVRGVGRARKAHSVRAKEIICCGGAINTPQLLQLSGVGEESLLRSHGIDVVHNLPGVGENLQDHLEVYIQYASKQPVSIAPGLVWHQRPKIAWQWLFQKKGLGATNHFEGGGFARSNEDVDWPNLMFHFLPIAIRYDGSMAPGQEKGQHGYQVHIGPMYADTRGHVRIKSDDPFEHPSMLFNYLSTPNDRREWVEAVRVARNILNQPAFAPFNAGEMSPGPSVETDEEILDWVRKDAETALHPSCTAAMGTGEMSVTDPTSMKVHGTEGLRVVDASVFPYVTNGNIYAPVMMVAEKAADLIAGNTPLAPSDAPYYRHRDDSPLWPAGDPRNQI from the coding sequence ATGACCCAGACGTACGACTTCGTCATCATCGGCGGCGGATCGGCCGGATCGGCGCTCGCCAACCGGCTCAGTGCCGACCCCTCGACCAAGGTGCTGGTGCTGGAGGCCGGTCACAGCGACTTCAAGATCGACCCGTTCATCCACATGCCGGCGGCGCTGCCGTTCCCGATCGGCTCCAAGCTCTACGACTGGGGCTACGAGTCCGATCCCGAGCCCCACCTGGGCGGCCGCAAGGTCTACCACGCCCGCGGCAAGGTGCTCGGCGGCTCGAGCTCGATCAACGGGATGATCTTCCAGCGCGGCAACCCGATGGACTACGAGCGCTGGGCGGCGGACCCGGGGATGGAGAGCTGGGACTACCGCCACGTGCTCCCGTACTTCAAGCGGATGGAGAGCCGTTTCCTCGAGGACGGCACCTCCGGCGCCGACCAGTGGCGCGGCGGCTCAGGGCCGCTCCACCTCGAGCGCGGACCCGCCTCCAACCCGCTCTTCTCTGCGTTCTTCGAGGCCGCCCAGGAGGCCGGCTACCCGCTCACCGACGACGTCAACGGCTACCGCCAGGAGGGCTTCGCCCCCTTCGACCGCAACGTGAAGAACGGCCGCCGCTGGTCGGCCGCCCGGGCCTATCTGCACCCGGTGATGAACCGTCCCAACCTCACCGTCGAGACCTTCGCGCACGCCACGAAGATCCGCTTCGACACCGCCGGCGACGTCCCGCGGGCGACCGGCGTGGACTACGTACGCGGCGTCGGCCGCGCCCGCAAGGCGCACTCGGTCCGGGCCAAGGAGATCATCTGCTGCGGTGGCGCGATCAACACGCCCCAGCTGCTCCAGCTCTCCGGTGTGGGGGAGGAGTCGCTGCTGCGCTCCCACGGCATCGACGTCGTGCACAACCTTCCCGGGGTGGGGGAGAACCTGCAGGACCACCTCGAGGTCTACATCCAGTACGCCTCCAAGCAGCCGGTCTCGATCGCACCGGGTCTGGTCTGGCACCAGCGGCCCAAGATCGCCTGGCAGTGGCTCTTCCAGAAGAAGGGCCTGGGGGCGACCAACCACTTCGAGGGCGGCGGGTTCGCGCGGTCCAACGAGGACGTGGACTGGCCCAACCTGATGTTCCACTTCCTGCCGATCGCGATCCGCTACGACGGCTCGATGGCGCCCGGCCAGGAGAAGGGCCAGCACGGCTACCAGGTGCACATCGGCCCGATGTACGCCGACACCCGCGGCCATGTCCGGATCAAGTCCGACGACCCGTTCGAGCACCCCTCGATGCTGTTCAACTACCTCTCCACGCCCAACGACCGCCGCGAGTGGGTCGAGGCCGTGCGGGTGGCGCGCAACATCCTCAACCAGCCCGCCTTCGCGCCGTTCAACGCCGGAGAGATGTCCCCGGGGCCGTCGGTGGAGACCGACGAGGAGATCCTCGACTGGGTCCGCAAGGACGCCGAGACGGCGCTGCACCCGTCCTGCACCGCGGCGATGGGCACCGGCGAGATGTCGGTGACCGACCCGACCTCGATGAAGGTGCACGGCACCGAAGGCCTGCGGGTCGTGGACGCCAGCGTCTTCCCGTACGTCACCAACGGCAACATCTACGCCCCGGTGATGATGGTCGCGGAGAAGGCCGCCGACCTGATCGCGGGCAACACCCCGCTGGCACCCTCGGACGCTCCCTACTACCGCCACCGCGACGACTCGCCGCTGTGGCCGGCGGGAGACCCGCGCAACCAGATCTGA
- the betT gene encoding choline BCCT transporter BetT produces the protein MPETIDPPRTPLGEPAAAPDEIPTTKPELNKTVFFGSAGVVVAFTLFALLAPDTAGTAIGHVVTWISDYFGWWYFALAAALIAFVLFICLSRHGRVRLGPEESRPEYSMFTWTAMLFAAGIGADLMFYSVAEPVSQYLTPPTGEGGNVAAAEQAVTWTLFHYGLSGWAMYAVMGMALGYFSFRHGLPLSIRSALYPIFGKRVHGRLGDGIDLAAVLGTIFGIATSLGISIALLNAGLNVLFGIPEGRAAQVGLVVVAVLLGTVSAVSGVDKGIRRLSELNVLLSLALMLYVLFSDNTAFLLNSLVMNLGDYLVHLPGMSFDTMPYATAENPDVGVWKNLWTLFFWAWWVAWSPFVGLFLARISRGRTIRQFLVGVMMIPFGFILLWVTIFGNSALGRIRGGDAEFGELTNGNYAQGFYAFLDNYPGAIALVALATLTGFLYYVTSADSGALVMGNFTSRLPHPMADCSIPVRIFWSFAIGALTLALMFAGGDAWLTTLTNATIIMGLPFSIVLALVAVGLHRSLRLESFKTDSARYSLPAAISSARLAGAADGGVRPSLSQRLRRSVTYPTARDTERFIESVATPVLEEVAAELCSHGLTSEVSETKAVRGVHGVQLHTELEDAPAFVYKLTPQPCPAPTFAVGRVSGEFYFRTEVHLAEGTQGYDVNGYSRDQLMGDVLDQYERHLSYLHLVQQEQLPADVTAEEVSGADR, from the coding sequence ATGCCGGAGACAATCGATCCGCCGCGTACGCCCTTAGGCGAACCCGCTGCGGCCCCAGACGAGATCCCCACGACGAAGCCGGAGCTGAACAAGACCGTCTTCTTCGGCTCCGCCGGGGTGGTCGTCGCGTTCACGCTCTTCGCGTTGCTCGCGCCTGATACCGCGGGCACCGCGATCGGGCACGTCGTCACCTGGATCTCGGACTATTTCGGCTGGTGGTACTTCGCGCTGGCCGCGGCACTGATCGCGTTCGTGCTGTTCATCTGCCTGTCCCGCCACGGGCGGGTCCGGCTCGGTCCGGAGGAGTCCAGGCCGGAGTACTCGATGTTCACCTGGACCGCGATGCTCTTCGCGGCCGGCATCGGCGCCGACCTGATGTTCTACTCCGTGGCCGAGCCGGTCTCGCAGTACCTCACCCCGCCCACGGGAGAGGGCGGCAACGTGGCGGCTGCCGAGCAGGCCGTGACCTGGACGCTGTTCCACTACGGCCTGTCCGGCTGGGCGATGTACGCCGTGATGGGCATGGCGCTGGGCTACTTCTCCTTCCGCCACGGACTGCCGCTCTCGATCCGGTCGGCGCTCTATCCGATCTTCGGCAAGCGGGTCCACGGCCGGCTCGGTGACGGCATCGACCTGGCCGCAGTCCTCGGCACCATCTTCGGCATCGCCACCTCGCTCGGCATCTCGATCGCGCTGCTCAACGCGGGTCTCAACGTCCTCTTCGGCATCCCCGAGGGCCGCGCCGCTCAGGTCGGCCTGGTCGTGGTCGCCGTCCTGCTCGGCACGGTCTCGGCGGTCTCCGGGGTCGACAAGGGCATCCGCCGGCTCTCCGAGCTCAACGTGCTGCTCTCGCTGGCGCTGATGCTCTACGTGCTCTTCTCCGACAACACCGCGTTCCTGCTCAACTCGCTGGTGATGAACCTCGGCGACTACCTGGTGCACCTGCCGGGGATGAGCTTCGACACGATGCCGTACGCCACCGCCGAGAACCCCGACGTCGGCGTCTGGAAGAACCTGTGGACCCTCTTCTTCTGGGCCTGGTGGGTCGCCTGGTCGCCGTTCGTCGGCCTGTTCCTGGCGCGGATCTCGCGCGGTCGGACGATCCGACAGTTCCTGGTCGGCGTGATGATGATCCCGTTCGGCTTCATCCTGCTGTGGGTCACTATCTTCGGCAACAGCGCGCTGGGCCGGATCCGCGGTGGCGACGCCGAGTTCGGCGAGCTCACCAACGGCAACTACGCCCAGGGCTTCTACGCCTTCCTCGACAACTACCCGGGCGCGATCGCGCTGGTCGCGCTCGCCACCCTGACCGGGTTCCTCTACTACGTCACCTCTGCCGACTCCGGTGCGCTGGTGATGGGCAACTTCACCTCGCGCCTGCCGCACCCGATGGCCGACTGCTCGATCCCGGTCCGGATCTTCTGGTCGTTCGCGATCGGCGCGCTGACTCTCGCCCTGATGTTCGCGGGCGGTGACGCGTGGCTGACGACGCTGACCAACGCCACGATCATCATGGGGCTGCCGTTCTCGATCGTGCTCGCCCTGGTCGCCGTCGGGCTCCATCGATCGCTACGGCTGGAGTCGTTCAAGACCGACAGCGCACGGTACTCCCTGCCGGCCGCCATCTCATCGGCCCGCCTGGCCGGGGCGGCCGACGGCGGCGTACGTCCCTCGCTGTCGCAGCGGCTGCGCCGCTCGGTCACCTACCCGACCGCGCGGGACACGGAGCGGTTCATCGAGAGCGTCGCGACGCCGGTCCTGGAGGAGGTCGCCGCCGAGCTCTGCTCCCACGGGCTCACCTCGGAGGTGTCGGAGACCAAGGCCGTACGCGGCGTCCACGGTGTCCAGCTCCACACCGAGCTCGAGGACGCCCCGGCGTTCGTCTACAAGCTCACCCCGCAGCCCTGCCCCGCACCGACGTTCGCCGTCGGCCGCGTCTCCGGCGAGTTCTACTTCCGCACCGAGGTCCACCTCGCCGAGGGCACCCAGGGCTACGACGTCAACGGCTACTCACGCGACCAGCTGATGGGTGACGTCCTCGACCAGTACGAGCGTCACCTCTCCTACCTCCATCTCGTCCAGCAGGAGCAGCTGCCGGCCGACGTGACCGCGGAGGAGGTCAGCGGAGCAGATCGATGA
- the fahA gene encoding fumarylacetoacetase has translation MSWLDIGDGQFGLEALPYATFRTAADPAPRLGVRIGDLVLDVSAAAEHLAALCKGGLDSLLAAGPEAWAQVRAEVTRLLGDPGSEAEVRPHLVPIEDAELLLPFTVADYVDFYASEHHASNVGKIFRPDSEPLTPNWKHLPIGYHGRSGTVVVSGTDVVRPTGLRKTPDGLVDGPSIRLDIEAELGFVVGVGSEQGTPVPLRKAADHIFGITLLNDWSARDIQAWEYVPLGPFLGKSFATSISPWVLPVAALEAARVRPPERDVPLTGYLDDSTLDPWGLDLALEVRLNGTLVAEPPYAAMYWTAPQMLAHLTANGASLRVGDLFASGTISGPEPGQRGSFLELSWSGAEPFTLDDGSVRTFLEDGDEVTITATAPAPSGSRIALGEVSGRILPAKERP, from the coding sequence ATGTCGTGGCTGGACATCGGTGACGGTCAGTTCGGCCTCGAGGCGCTTCCGTACGCCACCTTCCGCACCGCAGCGGATCCCGCCCCGCGACTCGGGGTGCGGATCGGTGACCTCGTGCTCGACGTCTCGGCAGCGGCCGAGCACCTTGCCGCGCTGTGCAAGGGCGGGCTCGACAGCCTGCTCGCGGCAGGCCCGGAGGCCTGGGCGCAGGTGCGCGCGGAGGTGACCCGGCTACTCGGCGACCCCGGGAGCGAGGCCGAGGTGCGCCCGCACCTGGTGCCGATCGAGGACGCCGAGCTGCTGCTGCCGTTCACGGTGGCCGACTACGTCGACTTCTACGCCTCCGAGCACCATGCCTCCAACGTCGGGAAGATCTTCCGCCCCGACTCCGAGCCGCTGACGCCCAACTGGAAGCACCTGCCGATCGGCTACCACGGCCGCTCCGGCACGGTGGTCGTCTCCGGCACCGACGTGGTCCGGCCGACCGGGCTGCGCAAGACCCCCGACGGGCTCGTCGACGGCCCCTCGATCCGGCTCGACATCGAGGCCGAGCTCGGGTTCGTGGTCGGCGTCGGCTCGGAGCAGGGGACCCCGGTCCCGCTCCGCAAGGCAGCCGACCACATCTTCGGGATCACGCTCCTCAACGACTGGTCGGCGCGCGACATCCAGGCCTGGGAGTACGTGCCGCTGGGTCCGTTCCTCGGCAAGTCGTTCGCCACCTCGATCTCACCCTGGGTCCTTCCGGTCGCGGCGCTGGAGGCGGCACGTGTCCGGCCTCCGGAGCGAGACGTTCCGCTGACGGGCTACCTGGACGACTCGACGCTGGACCCCTGGGGCCTCGACCTCGCGCTCGAGGTGCGGCTCAACGGGACGCTGGTCGCCGAGCCGCCGTACGCCGCGATGTACTGGACAGCCCCGCAGATGCTTGCGCACCTGACCGCCAACGGCGCCTCGCTGCGCGTCGGCGACCTGTTCGCCAGCGGCACGATCAGCGGCCCGGAGCCGGGCCAGCGCGGCTCGTTCCTCGAGCTCAGCTGGTCGGGCGCCGAGCCGTTCACGCTGGATGACGGGTCGGTGCGTACCTTCTTGGAGGATGGCGACGAGGTCACCATCACCGCCACCGCGCCCGCGCCGAGCGGCAGCAGGATCGCCCTCGGCGAGGTCAGCGGCCGGATCCTGCCAGCCAAGGAGCGCCCATGA
- a CDS encoding homogentisate 1,2-dioxygenase, with translation MAHYQQRGHIPPKRHTQHRDGEGNLYYEELMGEEGFSSDSSLLYHRHIPSAVTDVRIWELPDHGTTPNHPLRPMHLGLHDLFPGEDWKSADPVTGRRLVLGNGDVRLHYAVAGETSPLYRNAIGDECVYVESGTAVVETVFGDLMVGEGDYVVIPRATTHRWVPVGDAPLRVYAIEANSHIAPPKRYLSRFGQFLEHAPYCERDLRLPTDPRVIAGEEVEVYIKHRGPGAGGIAGSVHVTPHHPFDVVGWDGCLYPYVFNIADYMPITGKVHQPPPAHQVFEGNNFVICNFVPRKVDYHELAVPVPYYHSNVDSDEVMFYVGGDYEARKGSGIGVGSITLHPGGHAHGPQPGATERSLGAEFFDELAVMVDTFRPLEVGEAGAAVDDGKYAWTWAGGRR, from the coding sequence ATGGCGCACTACCAACAGCGCGGGCACATCCCGCCCAAGCGGCACACCCAGCACCGCGACGGAGAAGGGAATCTCTACTACGAGGAGCTCATGGGCGAGGAAGGGTTCTCCTCGGACTCCTCCCTGCTCTACCACCGCCACATCCCCTCGGCGGTGACGGACGTACGCATCTGGGAGCTGCCCGACCACGGCACCACCCCCAACCACCCGCTGCGCCCGATGCACCTCGGTCTGCACGACCTCTTTCCCGGCGAGGACTGGAAGAGCGCAGATCCGGTCACCGGTCGAAGGCTGGTGCTCGGCAACGGCGACGTGCGCCTGCACTACGCGGTCGCGGGGGAGACCTCACCGCTCTACCGCAACGCGATCGGCGACGAGTGTGTCTACGTCGAGTCCGGGACCGCTGTCGTCGAGACCGTCTTCGGCGACCTGATGGTGGGGGAGGGCGACTACGTGGTGATCCCGCGCGCCACCACGCACCGCTGGGTGCCGGTCGGCGACGCCCCGCTGCGGGTCTACGCGATCGAGGCCAACTCCCACATCGCCCCGCCCAAGCGCTACCTCTCCCGGTTCGGCCAGTTCCTCGAGCACGCTCCCTACTGCGAGCGCGACCTCCGGCTCCCGACCGACCCGCGGGTGATCGCCGGGGAGGAGGTCGAGGTCTACATCAAGCACCGCGGCCCGGGAGCCGGTGGCATCGCCGGCTCGGTCCACGTCACCCCGCACCACCCGTTCGACGTCGTCGGCTGGGACGGCTGCCTCTACCCCTACGTCTTCAACATCGCCGACTACATGCCGATCACCGGCAAGGTGCACCAGCCACCGCCCGCCCACCAGGTCTTCGAGGGCAACAACTTCGTGATCTGCAACTTCGTGCCGCGCAAGGTGGACTACCACGAGCTCGCGGTGCCGGTGCCCTACTACCACTCCAACGTCGACTCCGATGAGGTCATGTTCTACGTCGGTGGCGACTACGAGGCCCGCAAGGGATCCGGGATCGGCGTCGGCTCGATCACCCTCCACCCGGGCGGCCACGCCCACGGTCCCCAGCCGGGCGCGACGGAGCGCAGCCTGGGCGCGGAGTTCTTCGACGAGCTCGCGGTCATGGTCGACACCTTCCGGCCGCTCGAGGTCGGTGAGGCCGGCGCCGCGGTCGACGACGGCAAGTACGCCTGGACCTGGGCAGGGGGCCGCCGGTGA
- a CDS encoding acyl-CoA thioesterase gives MTTVYEFTPRYFEIDQQGVMFNSWYLGYVDEAMNHFIDARGVPYARWQELGVDAHLAHADLDWKVGIGFGDRVQVPVRTTRVGTKSFTLEFEFRRGEEVACAVSVVYVIVATDGSGTTAIPPEIVAAIG, from the coding sequence ATGACGACGGTCTACGAGTTCACGCCCCGCTACTTCGAGATCGACCAGCAGGGGGTGATGTTCAACAGCTGGTACCTCGGCTACGTCGACGAGGCAATGAACCATTTCATCGACGCCCGTGGGGTGCCCTACGCCCGCTGGCAGGAGCTGGGGGTGGATGCCCACCTCGCCCACGCCGACCTCGACTGGAAGGTCGGCATCGGCTTCGGCGACCGGGTCCAGGTGCCGGTGCGCACCACCCGGGTCGGCACCAAGAGCTTCACGCTCGAGTTCGAGTTCCGCCGGGGCGAGGAGGTCGCCTGCGCCGTGTCCGTCGTCTACGTGATCGTCGCGACCGACGGATCGGGCACCACCGCCATCCCGCCGGAGATCGTCGCCGCGATCGGCTAG
- a CDS encoding type II toxin-antitoxin system PemK/MazF family toxin → MQRGEIWWVEFDERRPVVLLSGDDPSGIQVMQVVAPAGVDITGLGVEVAVGAPEGLPFEGVLRVALPRPGVTPCTWLTRLSRDDLIERAGALSSAKLGEIDAALRLADPEGAADTTG, encoded by the coding sequence GTGCAACGGGGCGAGATCTGGTGGGTGGAGTTCGACGAGCGACGGCCGGTCGTGCTGCTGTCAGGAGACGACCCGTCCGGGATCCAGGTGATGCAGGTCGTCGCCCCGGCGGGTGTCGACATCACCGGTCTGGGCGTCGAGGTGGCAGTGGGCGCACCGGAAGGACTGCCTTTCGAGGGCGTGCTCCGGGTCGCGCTCCCGCGTCCCGGCGTCACCCCGTGCACGTGGCTGACCAGGTTGTCGCGGGACGACCTGATCGAGCGAGCGGGCGCCCTGTCCTCCGCGAAGCTCGGCGAGATCGACGCCGCCCTCCGGCTGGCGGACCCCGAGGGAGCAGCCGACACCACAGGGTGA
- a CDS encoding pyridoxamine 5'-phosphate oxidase family protein, with protein sequence MHETDEEIADLQRLLDASIGRASGHLTGIVNDDQRLNARQLVTELTGMKVLVLATVTARGEPRTSCVDGHFLHGRWLFGTSPTAIKAKHMLARPAVSATHVDGERIGVFTHGLAHVVSEGAEFEAHNAYFTEFYGSDPQTWEGPGVVYATIEPTWMVAYAAEPSAFPEQTNADGRY encoded by the coding sequence GTGCACGAGACAGACGAAGAGATCGCCGACCTGCAACGCCTCCTGGACGCCTCGATCGGCCGCGCGAGCGGCCATCTGACCGGCATCGTCAACGATGACCAGCGCCTGAACGCCCGTCAGCTCGTCACCGAGCTGACCGGCATGAAGGTGCTGGTGCTGGCCACCGTGACCGCTCGCGGCGAGCCGCGGACGAGCTGTGTCGACGGCCACTTCCTGCACGGTCGTTGGCTGTTCGGGACCTCGCCCACCGCCATCAAGGCCAAGCACATGCTGGCCCGTCCGGCAGTCAGCGCGACCCATGTCGACGGTGAGCGCATCGGCGTCTTCACCCACGGACTGGCACACGTGGTCTCGGAGGGGGCTGAGTTCGAGGCCCACAACGCCTACTTCACCGAGTTCTACGGCTCCGACCCGCAGACCTGGGAGGGGCCCGGCGTCGTGTACGCCACCATCGAGCCGACGTGGATGGTCGCGTACGCCGCGGAGCCCTCGGCGTTTCCGGAGCAAACGAACGCAGACGGAAGGTATTGA
- a CDS encoding aldehyde dehydrogenase family protein yields the protein MSQIYIDGRWLPAQSGDQREIRCPADGAVVGTVAEAGAEDTRAAIAAARNAFDSGVWPATPARERGDLLLRVADLLERDTAIIARAESLDTGKRLVESEYDVADVVSVFRHFGHVATEDAGRVIDTGNASVKSRIVHEPVGVCGLITPWNYPLLQVAWKVAPCLAAGNTFVLKPSEITPHSAIHLMKVLEEAGLPAGVGNLVLGEGPTAGAPLSEDPRIDLVSFTGGLATGKRLMTNAAATVKKVALELGGKNPNIVFADSDLETALDFALTAVFLHSGQVCSAGARLIIEESIKDRFVDELVARAEQIRLGGPFDEHAETGPLTSSAHRDKVEAYVAKGLAEGATLRTGGKRPDDPALADGFYYLPTILDDCTTDMSVTQDESFGPVLTVETFTDEDDAVRIANDSIYGLAGAVWTSDAGRAERVAARLRMGTVWINDYHPYVAQAEWGGYKQSGIGRELGQAGLEEYRETKHIWHNIDPSPQHWFAPSAPSAGTAEEK from the coding sequence ATGAGCCAGATCTACATCGACGGGCGCTGGTTGCCCGCGCAGTCGGGCGACCAGCGGGAGATCCGCTGTCCCGCAGACGGCGCGGTCGTCGGAACCGTTGCGGAGGCTGGAGCCGAGGACACCCGGGCCGCGATCGCCGCGGCACGGAACGCCTTCGACAGTGGCGTGTGGCCGGCGACGCCCGCGCGGGAGCGGGGCGACCTGCTGCTGAGGGTCGCCGACCTGCTCGAGCGGGACACCGCGATCATCGCCCGGGCGGAGTCGCTCGACACCGGGAAGCGGCTGGTCGAGAGCGAGTACGACGTCGCCGACGTGGTCTCTGTGTTCCGCCACTTCGGACACGTCGCCACCGAGGACGCCGGCCGCGTGATCGACACCGGGAACGCGAGCGTGAAGAGCCGGATCGTGCACGAGCCGGTGGGTGTCTGCGGCCTGATCACGCCGTGGAACTACCCGCTGCTCCAGGTGGCGTGGAAGGTCGCGCCGTGCCTGGCCGCGGGCAACACCTTCGTGCTCAAGCCGAGCGAGATCACGCCGCACAGTGCGATCCACCTGATGAAGGTGCTCGAGGAGGCGGGGCTCCCGGCGGGTGTCGGCAACCTGGTCCTCGGTGAGGGGCCGACCGCGGGCGCACCGCTGTCCGAAGACCCCCGCATCGACCTGGTCTCCTTCACCGGTGGCCTCGCCACCGGGAAGCGGCTGATGACCAACGCCGCCGCGACGGTGAAGAAGGTCGCGCTCGAGCTCGGCGGCAAGAACCCCAACATCGTCTTCGCCGACTCCGACCTCGAGACGGCCCTCGACTTCGCGCTGACCGCGGTCTTCCTGCACTCCGGGCAGGTCTGCTCGGCCGGGGCGCGGCTGATCATCGAGGAGTCGATCAAGGACCGCTTCGTCGACGAGCTGGTCGCGCGCGCCGAGCAGATCCGCCTCGGCGGCCCCTTCGACGAGCATGCCGAGACCGGCCCGCTGACCAGCAGCGCCCACCGCGACAAGGTCGAGGCGTACGTCGCCAAGGGCCTGGCCGAGGGCGCCACCCTCCGCACCGGGGGCAAGCGTCCCGACGACCCCGCGCTCGCCGACGGCTTCTACTACCTGCCGACCATCCTCGACGACTGCACCACCGACATGTCGGTCACCCAGGACGAGTCGTTCGGCCCGGTCCTCACCGTCGAGACCTTCACCGACGAGGACGACGCCGTCCGGATCGCCAACGACTCCATCTACGGCCTCGCCGGCGCGGTCTGGACCAGCGACGCCGGCCGCGCGGAGCGGGTCGCCGCCCGGCTGCGTATGGGCACGGTCTGGATCAACGACTACCACCCCTACGTGGCCCAGGCCGAGTGGGGCGGCTACAAGCAGTCCGGCATCGGGCGCGAGCTCGGCCAGGCCGGGCTGGAGGAGTACCGCGAGACCAAGCACATCTGGCACAACATCGACCCCAGCCCGCAGCACTGGTTCGCCCCGTCCGCCCCGAGCGCGGGCACCGCAGAGGAGAAGTGA
- a CDS encoding TetR/AcrR family transcriptional regulator → MTTAGTAPAKDPQRRAAWAELATDYVHANGLIGLSLRPLAAELGTSNRVLLYHFGTKDQLVADVLRTSNERSVAAVAALEPSEDLRSAVHDLWSVMEGDRCSWIYVEAAALGLFGREPYVSAVRDANALWIACLIAHLTKSGVDPAVAERAANVIDAAFMGFQLSQAPDGSLPERARSVDDLADAVAALA, encoded by the coding sequence ATGACGACCGCTGGCACCGCGCCCGCCAAAGATCCGCAGCGCCGCGCCGCCTGGGCCGAGCTGGCGACCGACTACGTCCACGCGAACGGCCTGATCGGCCTGAGCCTGCGGCCGCTGGCGGCCGAGCTGGGCACCAGCAACCGGGTCCTGCTCTACCACTTCGGCACCAAGGACCAGCTGGTCGCCGACGTCCTCCGCACCTCCAACGAGCGGTCGGTCGCCGCGGTCGCCGCGCTCGAGCCCTCCGAGGACCTGCGTTCCGCCGTCCACGACCTCTGGTCGGTGATGGAGGGCGACCGGTGCAGCTGGATCTATGTGGAGGCGGCCGCGCTCGGCCTCTTCGGCAGGGAGCCGTACGTCTCGGCGGTCCGCGATGCCAACGCCCTGTGGATCGCCTGCCTCATCGCGCATCTGACCAAGTCCGGGGTGGATCCCGCCGTCGCCGAACGGGCAGCCAACGTCATCGACGCCGCCTTCATGGGCTTCCAGCTCAGCCAGGCTCCCGACGGCAGCCTCCCGGAGCGTGCCCGGTCCGTCGACGATCTGGCGGACGCCGTCGCGGCTCTGGCCTGA